The segment CGAACCCTATGCACGCGCCACCGAGGTCTCCAACCACCGCATGGGCGAACTGGAGCAGCAACTGGCGGTGGTCGTGACGCAGCCGGGCCAGCGACCGGCGATCCTGATCCCCGACATGCAGTTGCAGATGCTGCAGGCCCTGCGCTGGGATGCCCCGGGGCAATGGACCGAACTGGCCCGCCCCCTGGCGCTGCCCGCGCGCGCCGAGCGTTTCACGCCGCTGGACGGCGCAGGCTGCCTGCGGCTGGCCGACGGCAGCTGGTGGCACGTGACGCTGGCGCCCTGACCACCGAAGCGGTCTGATCCGCTCAAACGGCCCGCGCCCCCAGCGTGCGCAGCCTGTCCTGCCACTTGCGCACGCCGGCCTCACCCAGCCGGTCCACCATGCCGATCAGCGTATCGCGCACCGGCGAGATACCGACGAAGCCCAGGATGTTGCGCTTGAGCAGACCCACGCCACGAGCCCGGAACACCCAGCGGTAGATCAGGGCCGGCATGCCCATGGTGACGACGATGCGCGCGCTGCGGCCCTTGAGGCCCTTGAAGATGAAGGGGTTGCTGGCGCGCTCGGCCGCATCGCCCTTGAAGGCAAAACCCGGGCGCGCCACCTGCTCCAGGAAACCCTTGAGCAGGGCCGGCATGTCGCCCAGCCAGAGCGGGAACACGATAAGCAGGTGCTGGGCCCAGGCGATCTCGTCCTGCGCGGCCTGCAGGCCAGCGGGCAACGCCGCATGCTCCCACTCCTGCTGGCTGCGCAGCAGGGGAAAGTCGAGTCTGGCGATCTCCACGATGTGCACCTCGTGGCCGGCCT is part of the Rhodoferax sp. BAB1 genome and harbors:
- a CDS encoding NAD(P)H-dependent oxidoreductase, which codes for MDRRRILILQGHPDASAPHLCHTLAAAYAEGARQAGHEVHIVEIARLDFPLLRSQQEWEHAALPAGLQAAQDEIAWAQHLLIVFPLWLGDMPALLKGFLEQVARPGFAFKGDAAERASNPFIFKGLKGRSARIVVTMGMPALIYRWVFRARGVGLLKRNILGFVGISPVRDTLIGMVDRLGEAGVRKWQDRLRTLGARAV